One genomic segment of Pseudocalidococcus azoricus BACA0444 includes these proteins:
- the pgr5 gene encoding cyclic electron transport protein PGR5 encodes MFAPLVLLVRSWMGTKEFNRFRGQAIALHAQLISRVCDRLGLDRNYRQNMIRLARDNGKRLGLLA; translated from the coding sequence GTGTTTGCTCCCCTAGTCTTATTGGTTCGTTCTTGGATGGGTACAAAAGAATTCAACCGTTTTCGGGGTCAGGCCATTGCTCTCCATGCTCAACTCATTTCCCGAGTTTGTGACCGTCTTGGCCTAGATCGAAACTATCGCCAGAACATGATCCGCTTAGCTCGCGACAATGGCAAACGGTTGGGGCTGTTAGCTTAA